TTGAAGGGCTGAACACCTCGGGCAGCATCACACGCGGCATCACGGTTGGGAACAACCAGAATGCAACGGTAAATTCGGCCCTGGATTTACAGATTACCGGAAAAATCTCGGATAAGGTCAGTCTGCGCGCATCGATACAAGACACCAACATCCCGCTGCAGGAAGGCGGCTATTCGCAGAAGCTGGATGAATTCGACCAGATTTTCATCGAACTTTTCAGCGAAAAGTGGAACATCCGGGCGGGAGACCTGTTCCTTGAAAACCGAAAATCAAAATTCCTGAACTTCAATAAAAAGGTACAGGGCGTCGCCGCTTCATTTGATTTCGGCGCACCGGAAAATAAAACCACGGTCTTTGCGTCGGCGGCATTGGTACGCGGACAGTACGCCCGCAGCAGTTTCACGGGGCAGGAAGGCAATCAGGGACCTTACAAGCTGAAGGGCCAGAATGGCGAACTCTTTATCCTCGTGGTTTCGGGCTCAGAGCGGGTTTACGTCAATGGCATTTTACTGAAACGGGGCGAAAGCAACGATTATGTAATCGATTATAATGCGGGCGAAATCACCTTTACCTCACTGTTCCCGATCACCTCTGAGATGCGCATCAACATCGAGTATCAATATTCGGACAAAAATTACACCCGCTTCGTGACGTATGCCGGCGCATCACATGAGCAGGAAAAATGGAGCCTGAGCGGCTACCTGTATTCCGAAAATGACGTGAAGAACCAGCCTGTCCAGCAAAATCTTTCGGCGGAACAGGTGCAGGCGCTGGCTGCAGCGGGCGACAACCCGACGCAAATGATTGTTCCCTCGGCGTACGAGGATGCGTTTTCGGATAATAAGATTTTATACAGAAAAGTATTGGCCGACGGCACGGAGATTTTTGAATACTCCACCAATCCGGACGATGTCCTGTACAATGTACGGTTTTCCCTCGTCGGCAATAACCAGGGCAATTACATCCTCAAAACCGTGACCGGCATCGGGAAGATTTACGAATACCGCGCACCACTAAACGGTATTTTGCAGGGAAATTACGAACCCATAACGCGCCTGGTGCCGCCCGTAAAACTCCAGGTGGCCACAATAGCAGGTGCATACCATCCTGATGAAAAGACGGCTGTTGACTTTGAAATGGCCCTCAGCAACAATGACAAAAACCTATACTCGTCACTGGACGACGGGGACAACCAGGGCCTCGCGGGAAAAGTCAATGCAAGGCAAAGGCTGTATTCGGGTAAATGGACGCTGGATGCGTTTGCCAATTACCAGCTTGTGCAGAAAAAATTCCAGCCCATAGAGCGCCTGTTCACTATTGAATTTGACCGCGACTGGAACCTTATCAATCCCCTTGGCGACCAAAGCCTTGTCGTTACCGGACTGGATTTCCGGCTTGCGCAACAGGGACAGTTCACGTACCAGTTTGAAAAACTCGATTTCACGGAGCGTTTTTCGGGTGCGCGCCAGGTCATCAAAGGCAACATCAATCTTGAAAAACTTGCGGTCCGGCAGGAGGCGAGTTACCTTAAAAGCGATAGCAACGACGCGTCGTCGGAATTTCTGCGGAACCAGACACAACTGCGTTACCATTTCGGAAAAGACTGGATTGGCGGTTCATTGCGACTTGAGGACAATCAGGAAAAATTAAAGGCGACAAACCAACTTTCGGCCTTAAGCCAGCGATTCACCGAATATGGGACTTTCATCGGGCGAGGCGATTCCACTAAGGTTTTCGTGGAGTTGGGCTACCTGCACCGGGTCAACGACAGCCTGCAGCTGGGGTCACTTCGCAAAGTAAACACGTCCCATTCCTATTATATCAAATCGCGCCTGCTGAAAACCGACCGCAGCGACCTGACGCTTTTTGCCAACTACCGGACGCTCAAATTCGAGGATCCTACCAGGGAAAGCGAGCCGTCGCTGAACTCAAGGCTTTTGTACAATGACCGCTATTTCAACCAATTGGTGCAGGTGACCGCGGCTTATGAAAATTTCTCGGGAACGATTGCACAGCAGGAGTTTTCGTACGTTGAAGTCGACGCAGGCCAAGGCGTGTACACCTGGAACGACTACAATGGCAACGGCGTTCCGGAGCTTGAGGAGTTTGAAGTGGCGCAATTTTCAGACCAGGCGAAATATGTGAGGGTTTTCCTGCCGAACCAGGTGTTTTTACGCACGCATCAAAACAAGTTTTCCGCCTCGTTGACACTTAACCCGTTGCAGTGGCAAAACGAAAAAGGCATTCGGAAACTGCTTTCGTATTTCTACAACCAGACGACATTTCTCACGGAAAGGAAAATAGAGAACCGCAATGGCAATTTCGATTTTAATCCGTTCGCTTCCGCAGATGAAGGCGAACTCCTTGGCCTGAACTTCAATTTCCGGAACAGCCTGTTTTACAACCGCGGCAAGCAAAAACATTCGGTCACCTATACTTTCCTGGAATCAGAATCGAAAAGCCTGCTCTCGGCAGGATCGCAGTATGCGTTTATCGGTTCGCATCAGTTGCAGTATACGCATTTGCTCGGAAAAAGCTGGCTGGTCAATCTGGGCACGGCAGCCGGGACCTCTTCATCGGTTTCGGAAAATTATGCGGCGCGCAATTACGACGTCGGGAATTACAAAATTTCGCCAAAAATTTCTTACCTGTTCAACAAAAGCGCGAGCTGGGATTTGTTTTATGAATTCCAGCGGAAGGACAACAGGATCGGCGGAATGGAAAGTCTTTCGCAGCAACGGTTCGGCACCTCATTTACATTCGCCGGAGAAAAACAGTTTACGGTAAACGGGGAATTTTCCTTATACCAAAACCAGTTTGACGGAGATGCGCTCGCACCCGTCGCTTACCAGATGCTTGAAGGGTTGCAGCCTGGCCAGAACACCACGTGGCGGTTGCTGCTGCAGAAGAACCTCACGCAATTTCTCGACATCAACCTGAGCTACCAGGGCCGGAAAAGCGAAACCAGCAAGGCGATCCATACGGGCAGCGTGCAACTCAGGGCTTATTTTTAAAGAATTGGCAGCCACGCTGTAAACTAAAACCGCAATTAATCACTACATTACATCCGCAAACCGGAAAATGCCGTAACTAAGGCAAAACAAGAATACCTCTGGCAAAGTTTTGTTTGAACGATTAATTTTATATTTTTGTGCCGTATGAAAATCGTCCCCAGAAAATTATACATTGCATTCGCTGTCATTGCGGTCCTCACTTGTGGATTTTGCCTCGCAGGACCACCTGCTGATGGCCCTCCGCCGCCTATCCCGCCCGGACCTCCGGGAAATCCGATTGACAGCGGCATTTTATACCTGCTTGTTGCGGGTGTCGGTTACGGACTGTTCATGATCCATAGATATAAAACACAAAAGGTTGCCTGACGGCAACCTTTTTTTATTTCAGGGCTTCATCCTATAAATCAAACTTGATCCCTTGAGCCAATGGCAGGTTTGTAGTATAATTGATGGTATTGGTCTGCCTTCTCATATAAATTTTCCAGGCGTCAGAGCCGGACTCACGGCCACCGCCGGTTTCCTTTTCACCGCCGAATGCACCACCGATTTCAGCTCCCGATGTCCCGATGTTGACGTTGGCAATCCCACAATCGGAACCGGCAACCGAAAGGAAACGTTCTGCCTCACGAAGATTGTTGGTCATGATGGCGGATGACAGCCCCTGCGCTACGCCATTCTGCAGGGCAATCGCATTTTCAACATCGCCTGAATATTTCAACAGATACAATACCGGCGCGAAGGTTTCATGCTGTACAATCCGGAAACTGTTGTCAGCTTCTGCGATGGCAGGTTTCACGTAGCAGCCGCTTTCGTAACCTTCGCCTGAAAGCACGCCGCCTTCAACAAGGATTTTTCCGCCCTCGGCAACGACTTGCTCCAATGCCTTTTGGTATAGCGCGACGGCATCGGTATCGATCAGCGGACCCACGTGGTTGTTCTGATCCAATGGATTTCCGATCCTCAATTGCTTGTATGCGGACACGATGGCATCTTTCACTTTATCGTACATACTCTCATGGATAATCAGCCTGCGTGTTGACGTACAACGCTGTCCGGCAGTACCCACAGCACCGAACACGGCACCGATTACGGTCATTTTCACGTCAGCATCCGGTGTAACAATGATGGCATTGTTTCCGCCCAGTTCCAAAAGCGATTTCCCAAGGCGCCCGGCTACAGCCTGTGCCACGATTTTACCCATTCTGGTAGAACCTGTGGCAGAAACCAAAGGAATTCTTGTGTCGGCAGTCATCAGCTCCCCGATCTTGTAATCGCCGTTGATTAAGCAGGAAATACCTTCCGGTAAATTATTTTCTTTGATTACTTCAGCAATGATGTTCTGGCAGGCGATACCACAAAGAGGAGTTTTTTCAGATGGTTTCCAGATGCACACGTCACCGGCAATCCATGCCAATGCCGTATTCCACGACCAGACCGCTACCGGGAAATTGAACGCCGAGATGATCCCGACAACACCCAGCGGATGGTACTGTTCATACATCCTGTGCCCGGGGCGCTCTGAGTGCATGGTCAGTCCGTGCAGCTGGCGAGACAATCCTACCGCAAAATCACAGATGTCGATCATTTCCTGTACTTCACCGTAACCCTCCTGCAATGATTTCCCCATTTCATAGGAAACCAGTTTGCCTAAAGCTTCTTTGTTCTTACGCAATTTTTCCCCGAACTGGCGTACGATTTCACCACGCTGCGGTGCCGGCATCAAACGGAAAGTCTTGAAGGCTTCCGTGGCAGCTTTCATTGCCGTCTCGTAATCTGCTGGCGTCGACATACGGACTTTCCCGATCAGTTGCCCGTCTACCGGCGAATACGATTCGAGTATTTCGCCGTTGGCAAAATTCTGAATTCCGGTGGATGTGCCGTCGTTGATGTCTTTAATACCCAGTTGGGCGAGGGCTTCGGTCATGCCGAACTGCTGTGCTATTGTTGTTGTCATAATTGAGTTCTTTTGCGCGCAAAGGTAATTGATAATTGATAATTGGCAATGGGTAATCGCCGCTCAATGTATTGTTTGTGTGGTGCGCCGCGCTGCAACGTGAGCGCTTCGTTTGCGGATGCGCGCAGCCCCGATCGCAGCGGCATCCTTTTTGTTTTTTCTTTAAAAACAAAAAGATACAGCGGAGTGCGGGACAGGCTGCCAAAAAAATTAAAACTGAGTTACTTGGTGCCCGTATATTTTGGGTCCGCCTCCATCACCGTACCGCATTTGTCGCAGGTGCGCAATTCGGCCGAGTTGTAAAAATGTTGGTAGTGCGGCAGAAAATCCTTCTCGATGTCATGCAGCTCGAAGAAGATTTCGTAGAGTTTGTGGTTGCAGTTTTCACAGAACCAAAGCAGGCCGTCCGTAAATCCGAGGCCGGCGCGTTTGCGTTCAATGACCAGACCGATGGAATTCTCAGACCGCACCGGTGAATGCGGGATGCGGGCACCATGCAGGTACATGTCGCCGGCATGCAGCTCCATCTCCCTGCGATGGCCATCTTCCTGAATGACCACCTTAATACTGCCTTCAAGCTGGTAGAAAAGCTCTTCTGTCTCGTTGTAATGGAAATCCTTTCGCGCGTTGGGACCGGCAACGACCATCACGATGTAATCCTGCGAATGCACATACACATTTTTGTTCCCCACCGGCGGCTTGAGCAGGTGGCGGTGGTCATTAATCCATTGGTTCAGGTTGAAGGGTTTTGTCGAAGCCATGGCGATATCTATGGTTAAAGTTTGCGCAAGCTAAAATCCGGACTGTCGGATTGTGGGGCAATCGACTCCAGATTCACGCGTTTGCGGTTTTCAAAAGCCCTATAAAAATACGCTATTTTATCTGAATCTGCGTCGGATTGAAGATTTGCGGAACGGGACCGCCCGCTTTGTCAATGGCGATGGTGCCTTTTACAAAGATCATTTTGCCTTTTGCCGTGGCGAGATTGACCTTCATGCGCTGCGCGTACTTGACATTCATCACCACGGTAAACACGTTATCGGGAAATGCCTTGTCAACATTGATATACACTACGCGGTTTTCAGTGCTGGCTTCTTTAACGGCGGCGATCCTGCCTTTTACCCACACTTCCTTTCCTATAAAATCCCTGACGCGTGACGTGGGAATTGTATCCTGTGAAAAGCCTTGGGCTGCACAGAGCAGCAGCAGCAGGGCGAACATTTTTTTCATAAATGGTTGATTTTGGGAAATCTGCGGCGCAAATGTACTATTTAAAATTAAAAAAGCCGGAAATCTCCGACTTTTCTTATTGCTGTGCCTGTGCTTATTTTACTTCTTTAATGAGGTAAATGTAGACGGGGAAGTGATCGCTGAAACCGACCTCATTGGCCGAATGCCGCAGCGGATAGCCTTTGTACTGCCCGTCGGTCTGGATCATGAACGGCTTGTTGTAAATGCCCGCTTTCCAGTATCTCAGGGAATCGTACCCTTCCTTTATCAGTGTTTCGGAAACCATAATCTGGTCAAAAATATCGCCGGCGTCGCGGTAAAAAAGTGTGGCATTTCCCTCTTTGGCCATCTGCTCGAAAGGATTGTAGACCCCAAACGGCTTCACCTCGGTTTTCTTGAGCTTGGCGCCAATGCCTTCTTTCACGCTCTTATTGTAAGTACCGTCGTTAAGGTCGCCCATACAGATGATTTTCGCATTGGGATTTACCTTATATATGGAGTCCATGACTTTTCGGGCGAGTCGGCCCGCTTCCTCACGGTAAGGGCTGCTTTTTTTCTCACCACCCGAACGTGACGGCCAGTGGTTCACCATGACATTGACCTCTTCACCGTCAAGGAGACCCGTTACCAATAGGATGTCACGGGTGTATATCCGGTTGTCCCTGCTGATTTCAATTTTGTCGTCAGTAGCCTCTTCTTTCTCCTTTTTGGCTTCTTCAGCTTTTTGGTCCTTATATATAAGGAGTGGAATATTGATGTAGCTTGTCGGCTTGAAATGTTTCTTCTGGTAGAGCATGGCCACATCAATGCCACGTTTGTCCGGCGAATCGAAGTGCACGATGCCGTAATCCCAGGGCTGCATTTTCGGCTGCTTTACAAGGTCTTCCAGTACACCGCGGTTCTCGATTTCAGCGCCACCGATAATTACGGGCGCATCCTTCTGTTGGTCGTTCGTGCCGATTTGAGAAATGACGCGGGCGAGATTTTCAAGTTTTTGCCTGTATTTGGCTGATGTCCAGTGTTGTGCGCCTGACGGAAGCCACTCCTCATCGTTATTCGGGTTGTTGATGGTGTCAAATAAATTTTCGAAATTGTAGAAAGCCACTGTCTTTACAGCAAACTTTTTGGCTTGGGAATAGCCCGCAAGTGTTGAGGATAACACAAAAAACAGGGCTAAAAATTTTCTAATTCGCATAAATCGTATATTAATTTAAGGTCAAGTTTAACATAAACTTGGGAGCAAAAGTAGATAATATTAATTAAACATGTACATTTGCACCCTGTTAAGAAATTCTTATTCTTTTCGAATTAATTAATTTAATATCTTTTATGAAAAAACTTGTATTTAGTTTTCTATTTGTGATGCAGGTATTTTTTGGATGGGCACAGCAAACCGCCACTGTCAATGGTAAAGTTGTCGATTCGAAGACCCAAAAACCATTACAAAGTGTTGTTGCTGCGATCCAAAACACCAGCTTAACCGTTATTAGCAATGCGGATGGTACGTTCACGATTAAAGATGTTCCCAGTGGGAATGCTTTGCTGAAAGTGAGCAGCTCAGGCTACACCCAACAAATCATGCCGTTGGAATTGAAGCCCGGACAGGTTTTAGACCTTGGCGTCGTAGTATTGGAAGAAGACCTGACTTCTGAGCAGCAGCTCAGCCTGATCACCATTACTGAAAATGATCTTGGGGACGACAACAGCGGCTCTGAAAGCACTTCAGGGTTACTGCAGGCCAGCCGTGACGCTTACCAGCAGGCAGCTGCCTTCAACTGGGGACAGGCACGTTTCAGGATCCGTGGTTTGGATAACGAATACGGAACGACTATGATCAACGGAATCGTGATGAACAAACTTTATGACGGAAGACCGCAATGGGGCAACTGGGGCGGACTGAATGATGCCACCAGGAACCAGGAATTCACCATGGGCTCCGCACCTTCTGACTATACGTTCGGCGGAATCCTTGGAACACAGGAAATCAATACAAGGGCCTCAATTTACAGGCCGGGTTCAAGAATTTCGTTCTCGGGAACCAATACCAATTACAGCTGGAGGGCTATGGGAACATACGCTTCAGGCATGAATGCTGACGGTTGGGCTTATGTCGTTTCAGCGGGAAGAAGATGGGCCGAGGAAGGTTATTTTGAAGGTACTAACTACAGTGCCAACTCGTTGTTTGCCAGCGTTGAAAAGCGATTCAACCAACACCACAGCCTGAACCTTACGTCGATTTACGCACAGAACAAGAGAGGAAAAAATTCTCCGAACACACA
The nucleotide sequence above comes from Flavobacterium magnum. Encoded proteins:
- the amaB gene encoding L-piperidine-6-carboxylate dehydrogenase — encoded protein: MTTTIAQQFGMTEALAQLGIKDINDGTSTGIQNFANGEILESYSPVDGQLIGKVRMSTPADYETAMKAATEAFKTFRLMPAPQRGEIVRQFGEKLRKNKEALGKLVSYEMGKSLQEGYGEVQEMIDICDFAVGLSRQLHGLTMHSERPGHRMYEQYHPLGVVGIISAFNFPVAVWSWNTALAWIAGDVCIWKPSEKTPLCGIACQNIIAEVIKENNLPEGISCLINGDYKIGELMTADTRIPLVSATGSTRMGKIVAQAVAGRLGKSLLELGGNNAIIVTPDADVKMTVIGAVFGAVGTAGQRCTSTRRLIIHESMYDKVKDAIVSAYKQLRIGNPLDQNNHVGPLIDTDAVALYQKALEQVVAEGGKILVEGGVLSGEGYESGCYVKPAIAEADNSFRIVQHETFAPVLYLLKYSGDVENAIALQNGVAQGLSSAIMTNNLREAERFLSVAGSDCGIANVNIGTSGAEIGGAFGGEKETGGGRESGSDAWKIYMRRQTNTINYTTNLPLAQGIKFDL
- a CDS encoding 3-hydroxyanthranilate 3,4-dioxygenase, which codes for MASTKPFNLNQWINDHRHLLKPPVGNKNVYVHSQDYIVMVVAGPNARKDFHYNETEELFYQLEGSIKVVIQEDGHRREMELHAGDMYLHGARIPHSPVRSENSIGLVIERKRAGLGFTDGLLWFCENCNHKLYEIFFELHDIEKDFLPHYQHFYNSAELRTCDKCGTVMEADPKYTGTK
- a CDS encoding endonuclease, with protein sequence MRIRKFLALFFVLSSTLAGYSQAKKFAVKTVAFYNFENLFDTINNPNNDEEWLPSGAQHWTSAKYRQKLENLARVISQIGTNDQQKDAPVIIGGAEIENRGVLEDLVKQPKMQPWDYGIVHFDSPDKRGIDVAMLYQKKHFKPTSYINIPLLIYKDQKAEEAKKEKEEATDDKIEISRDNRIYTRDILLVTGLLDGEEVNVMVNHWPSRSGGEKKSSPYREEAGRLARKVMDSIYKVNPNAKIICMGDLNDGTYNKSVKEGIGAKLKKTEVKPFGVYNPFEQMAKEGNATLFYRDAGDIFDQIMVSETLIKEGYDSLRYWKAGIYNKPFMIQTDGQYKGYPLRHSANEVGFSDHFPVYIYLIKEVK